A single region of the Gorilla gorilla gorilla isolate KB3781 chromosome 1, NHGRI_mGorGor1-v2.1_pri, whole genome shotgun sequence genome encodes:
- the TEX38 gene encoding testis-expressed protein 38 isoform X5: MNAAINTGPPPAVTKTETEVQNPDVLWELDIPEGRSHADQDSNPKAEAPAPLQPALQLAPQQPQASSPFPLPIFQEVPFAPPLCNLPPLLNHSVSYPLATCPERNVLFHSLPNLAQEDHSFNAKPFASEL; the protein is encoded by the coding sequence ATGAATGCAGCCATCAACACGGGCCCTCCCCCTGCTGTCACCAAGACTGAGACTGAGGTCCAGAATCCAGATGTTCTGTGGGAGTTGGACATCCCCGAAGGCAGGAGCCATGCTGACCAAGACAGCAACCCCAAGGCGGAAGCCCCTGCTCCCCTGCAACCTGCACTGCAGCTGGCTCCACAGCAGCCCCAGGCCAGCTCCCCATTCCCACTTCCCATCTTTCAGGAGGTGCCCTTTGCCCCACCCTTGTGCAACCTACCCCCCCTGCTGAACCACTCTGTCTCCTATCCTTTGGCCACCTGTCCTGAAAGGAATGTTCTCTTCCATTCCCTCCCGAATCTGGCCCAGGAAGACCATAGCTTCAATGCCAAGCCTTTTGCTTCAGAATTGTAG
- the TEX38 gene encoding testis-expressed protein 38 isoform X4 — translation MRAATFTYSPLLYWINKRRRYGMNAAINTGPPPAVTKTETEVQNPDVLWELDIPEGRSHADQDSNPKAEAPAPLQPALQLAPQQPQASSPFPLPIFQEVPFAPPLCNLPPLLNHSVSYPLATCPERNVLFHSLPNLAQEDHSFNAKPFASEL, via the coding sequence ATGAGAGCTGCCACATTCACCTACAGCCCATTGTTGTACTGGATTAACAAGCGACGGCGCTACGGCATGAATGCAGCCATCAACACGGGCCCTCCCCCTGCTGTCACCAAGACTGAGACTGAGGTCCAGAATCCAGATGTTCTGTGGGAGTTGGACATCCCCGAAGGCAGGAGCCATGCTGACCAAGACAGCAACCCCAAGGCGGAAGCCCCTGCTCCCCTGCAACCTGCACTGCAGCTGGCTCCACAGCAGCCCCAGGCCAGCTCCCCATTCCCACTTCCCATCTTTCAGGAGGTGCCCTTTGCCCCACCCTTGTGCAACCTACCCCCCCTGCTGAACCACTCTGTCTCCTATCCTTTGGCCACCTGTCCTGAAAGGAATGTTCTCTTCCATTCCCTCCCGAATCTGGCCCAGGAAGACCATAGCTTCAATGCCAAGCCTTTTGCTTCAGAATTGTAG